A window of Sodalis praecaptivus genomic DNA:
CTTTTTCTTTTATCGTGCACAAAATCATTGTTTATTTATAATAATTCACGACTAAGTGGTGATTATTTCGATTGGCGATGCTGGTTTTATTTAATATTACCCCTCTTGCAATCCCATTATGGCTTGGCTATATTTCGCCTGACAAAAGTGTCAGCAAATACACGAATGATTATTTAATTAGTCAATTGATTAATAATGGAGGATTCATGATAGATTCGTTATTGTTACCCGAAATAAGAGTCGGTAATTTAAAGGATGAAGGCTTTCCTTCAGTGCAGAAAGGGAAAGGTGAAAATGAAATGGGTTGCCGATATTCATGCATAATGCGAAATTTGAAAAATGAGTTATATGAAATCATTGAAAAGCATCGTGACCTGGGAAATGAGTTTACGGCGGGTGCAGGCACGCCTGCTCACTCTGTATCCTCAGCGGTTTCAGCGATGGACGCCCTGCTACAAAAGCTGGACGGTCGCCGATTGGCAGAATGTCCTGCTGTCGCGGCGGACGGCAGTAATCTGGAGGAGGTCAAAACAGCACTTACTGAATCTGCGCAAGCGACGTATGAGGTAGTTGATCAGGTAAAAGACCTGTTACGTAAGGAGAGTCTTACGCGTGCGGCTAAATTAACTCAATTACAAAGAAATATCGATCAGGTTGCGGCCAAGCCTGAGTTACGTCAAAGTTCCTGCGAGGCGACGCAGGATGAAAAACGATCGTCGAGGTATCGCGAGTTCTGGAACGCCATAGCCTGCGATATTAAATCGATTAAAAAGGAGTACGTTGATTTTTATTCTACATTAACGTTAAAATATGCTGATTTTTACCAAAAATACATAGAGTTA
This region includes:
- a CDS encoding IpaD/SipD/SspD family type III secretion system needle tip protein produces the protein MLVLFNITPLAIPLWLGYISPDKSVSKYTNDYLISQLINNGGFMIDSLLLPEIRVGNLKDEGFPSVQKGKGENEMGCRYSCIMRNLKNELYEIIEKHRDLGNEFTAGAGTPAHSVSSAVSAMDALLQKLDGRRLAECPAVAADGSNLEEVKTALTESAQATYEVVDQVKDLLRKESLTRAAKLTQLQRNIDQVAAKPELRQSSCEATQDEKRSSRYREFWNAIACDIKSIKKEYVDFYSTLTLKYADFYQKYIELQAAAAKAVKEGDDGNHVKWDAKDFQKKFKAFKDYVAETEVCDIPESSEWKKINGIVDDKEREKAINDLEKSLGLKPAFELERIKDESGKVIRITGKIKFNRTAIDSCPNQPSGIVESIIPDWTNNGQSTDMASYNAWLAAFNSMGNTFQSNMQTASQRYSQANSTFDNLNKVLSSSITALLECAKSFLVG